Below is a window of Streptomyces sp. ITFR-16 DNA.
CGTGGCCGCGTGCGGCGAGGAGCCGTGGCCGCCGGCGCCCAGGACGCGGACGGTCACCTCGTCGGAGGCCGCGAGCACCGGCCCCGGCCGTACGGCGGCCGTGCCGGCCGGCAGCACCGCCGAGGTGACATGGAGGGCGTACGCGGCGACGGCCCGCGTACCCGCCGCGTCGAGCACCCCCTCCTCGATCATCAGCCGGGCGCCGCCCATGCCCTCCTCACCGGGCTGGAACATGAGGACCACGTCGCCCGCCAGCTCCTCGCGGCGTCCGGCGAGCAGCCGGGCGGCGCCGACCAGTCCGGCGGTGTGCAGATCGTGGCCGCAGGCGTGCATCCGGCCGGCGGCCTCGGAGGCGTACGGCACCCCGCTGTCCTCCTGGACGGGCAGCGCGTCCATGTCGCCGCGCAGCAGGACGGCGGGCCCGGGGCGGCCGCCGCGCAGCACGGCGGTGACGGAGGTGAGCTGCTTGCCGAGGGTGATCTCCAGGGGCAGGCCGGCCAGGGCCTCCAGGACGGTCTGCTGGGTGCGCGGCAGGTCCAGGCCGAGTTCGGGCTGCCGGTGCAGCGCGTGGCGCAGCCGGATCAGGGAGTCTTCGATGGCGAGGGCGTCGGTGCGTGCGAACATGCCTGGTATGGTGCCGATCCGGCCTATCCGGCCGGCCCCTATGCCGGAATCCTCCGGATCGCACAGATCATTTGCAGGTATCGACCGGCTCACCGGGGCGACGGCGGCAGGCCCGCCCCGACGGCGTGAGCGGTGAGAGAGGGCGGCCCCGTGCTCGACGAACTCGACCACCTGCTCGTCACCGCGCTCCAGATCGCGCCGCGCGCGGACTGGCGGACCATCGGCGAGGTCCTCGACATCGACGCCTCGACGGTCGCCCGGCGCTGGGCACGGCTCACCCAGGCGGGCCACGCCTGGATCGGCGTGCACCCGGCGGTACGGGCGAACAGCCCGGAGACCCCGGCCCTGGTGGCGTTCATCGAGGTCGACTGCGTCTCCGGGCGGCTGCACGAGGTGGCCGGGCACATCGCCGACGACCCCCATGTGTTCAACCTGGAGCACGTCAGCGGCAGCCGTGACCTCCTGGTGACCGCCGTCTTCACGGACCACGCGCAGCTGGCCCGCTACGTCGGCTTCCGCCTCGGCGCCCTCGACGGGGTGGCCGCCTCACGCACCCAGGTCGCCACCACCCTGCACACCGAGGGCAGCCGCTGGCGGCTCGACCGGCTCACCGAGGAGCAGCGCCGCAGACTCGCACCGGCGGCCCCGAGCCGCCAGCCCACCCGCAGGGTTCCCGAGCGCGATCTCGCACTCGTCCGGGTCCTCGGCGAGGACCCCCGCCGGCCCGTCGCCCGCATCGCCGAGCGCACCGGGCTCAGCCCCACGACCGTCCGCCGCCGCCTCGACCGCCTCGACGCCG
It encodes the following:
- a CDS encoding M20 family metallopeptidase; translated protein: MFARTDALAIEDSLIRLRHALHRQPELGLDLPRTQQTVLEALAGLPLEITLGKQLTSVTAVLRGGRPGPAVLLRGDMDALPVQEDSGVPYASEAAGRMHACGHDLHTAGLVGAARLLAGRREELAGDVVLMFQPGEEGMGGARLMIEEGVLDAAGTRAVAAYALHVTSAVLPAGTAAVRPGPVLAASDEVTVRVLGAGGHGSSPHAATDPVPAVCEMVTALQTMVTRTIDIFDPAVVTVGSLHAGSAGNVIPGAAEFTATVRSFSEGTHARIRSGFERTVRGVAAAHGVTAEIDYRENYPVTVNDPVEAAFALRTARGVLGAGQVFEAPRPMAGSEDFSYVLREVPGAYVGLGACPPGSDPATAPMNHSPQAVYDDRAVVDAAVLLAELAARRLQEAKEAQEARAATEEPS
- a CDS encoding Lrp/AsnC family transcriptional regulator; translated protein: MLDELDHLLVTALQIAPRADWRTIGEVLDIDASTVARRWARLTQAGHAWIGVHPAVRANSPETPALVAFIEVDCVSGRLHEVAGHIADDPHVFNLEHVSGSRDLLVTAVFTDHAQLARYVGFRLGALDGVAASRTQVATTLHTEGSRWRLDRLTEEQRRRLAPAAPSRQPTRRVPERDLALVRVLGEDPRRPVARIAERTGLSPTTVRRRLDRLDAEQALSYRCEVARSLSGWPVSVSYWGAVPQSRAPQLAKSISQIREIRLCASLTGPHNLLLAAWLRSVDDIGTFESRLAARHPELTVADRAITLWPMKLAGHLLDPQGRHLRAVPLSSWLAPESDTAEASLLARLRTPPA